A region of Sus scrofa isolate TJ Tabasco breed Duroc unplaced genomic scaffold, Sscrofa11.1 Contig2209, whole genome shotgun sequence DNA encodes the following proteins:
- the LOC110258505 gene encoding clusterin-like: MKFYARVCRSGSGLVGHQLEEFLNQSSPFYFWINGDRIDSLMENDRQQSHVMDIMEDSFNRRPTLWMSSSRTASLTGSLSTLSSSHPLAHPTGARSSSTPSPASPGTSCLSPCSQT; encoded by the exons ATGAAGTTCTACGCGCGTGTCTGCAGGAGCGGCTCGGGACTGGTTGGCCACCAG CTCGAGGAGTTCCTGAACCAGAGCTCCCCCTTCTACTTCTGGATCAACGGTGACCGCATCGACTCCCTGATGGAGAATGACCGCCAGCAGAGCCACGTGATGGACATCATGGAGGACAGCTTCAACCGGCGTCCAACATTATGGATGAGCTCTTCCAGGACCGCTTCTTTAACCGGGAGCCTTTCGACACTCAGTTCTTCTCACCCTTTGGCTCATCCCACAGGGGCTCGCTCTTCTTCAACCCCAAGTCCCGCTTCGCCCGGAACATCATGCCTTTCCCCCTGTTCACAGACCTGA